The sequence TCGCGCTTCATGAAGGCATATTGCTCAAGCACTGTGTGACCCGATTCTTGTCGGTGCGCTTTGAGCGTCATGGTTTGTGGAACCCAATCGGCATTCAATAGCTGCTTAAGTGCATCGAAGTGTGTGAATTCATACACAGGTACCACATCAACGTGCAGCGCTTTGTCTGAAATGTTAGTGACTTTGATGTCTTGTAGCAGCACTTGGTCTGCTTTTGGTACAAAGAAGGTCACTTCACAACGCACACCAAACGCTTCTGCAATGATGGTGGTGTAAGACAAACCAGTATGGTTTTCAAACTTATCAAGCAGCTTCAGAGTCGGCGTGTAGAAAGGTGAGAACACCTCAACGTTGCCCGCTTCGTCGCGCACCTTGAGGTACATTGTCGAACCTTTAAAATCCGAGTTTGGTAGTTGTGCAATGTACTTGGTAATACGGTTCAGTGCAGGGTCACCTTTACACAACAACACACCGCCGTTGCTATCGACAATGCCACCGAAATCTAATGTGCCAACATAGTTACACCATTTGATCGGTGTACATGGCGTGGTTGCTACGTATTCTTTGTTTTTATCGTCAAAATATCCGAATTTCATCATCACTATCCCTAGCCCCTCCCAAATAAGGAGGAGCCAAAACAATTTGTCGTAAGTAGGTTGGTATCAGCTCAATGGCTGACTTAAGTTGACTGGCTAGCTCGTAATTGACTAGCTCGCTAGCGAATTCTCACTCAGTGCATCGAACAGATGGAAGGCATCCAAATCCAAGTAAAGCGTCAGCTCTTTCACATCCACTTCAGCAGCTTGGGTCTCAACCATCAGCGGTTGACCGCCAATTTCTGTTTTCAGAAGAATGCTCGCGCCCAGTAGTTCCTTGTCTTTGATTTTCACAGGGAATGGCAGCACACGGTCGTGGTCCACTTGCTCAGCACGTAGGTGGATGTCTGTTGGACGAACACCAAAGTGAAGCGCTAGGTTTTTAGATGCTAGAGACTTAAAGCGCTCTGGCAGTGGGATGTGAACATCGCCAAGTTCAACGAAGTATTCACCTTCTTTTTCAATCAGTTTCGCTTCCAACATGTTCATTGACGGGTTACCAATGAATTGCGCGACAAACTTGTTAGCTGGGCGTTGGAACACCTCGGTTGGTGTGCCCACTTGAGCCACATAACCGTCTTTTAGGATCACGATGCGATCCGCCAAAGTCATCGCTTCGATCTGGTCGTGTGTTACGTAGATCGTGGTGGTTTTAAGTTCACGGTGTAGGTGCTTGATCTCTTCACGCATCACACCACGAAGTTTTGCATCTAGGTTAGATAGCGGC comes from Vibrio bathopelagicus and encodes:
- a CDS encoding ABC transporter ATP-binding protein, whose product is MAKVEFKNIKKSFGDVEVVKEFDFTVEDGEFVVFLGPSGCGKSTTLRMLAGLESISSGDIVVGGKVMNKVDAKDRDLAMVFQSYALYPHMTVYENIAFALKLKGMPKAEIDVEVLKAAKMLELDPLLNRKPKELSGGQRQRVAMGRAMVRTPKVFLFDEPLSNLDAKLRGVMREEIKHLHRELKTTTIYVTHDQIEAMTLADRIVILKDGYVAQVGTPTEVFQRPANKFVAQFIGNPSMNMLEAKLIEKEGEYFVELGDVHIPLPERFKSLASKNLALHFGVRPTDIHLRAEQVDHDRVLPFPVKIKDKELLGASILLKTEIGGQPLMVETQAAEVDVKELTLYLDLDAFHLFDALSENSLAS